The following are encoded together in the Gasterosteus aculeatus chromosome 7, fGasAcu3.hap1.1, whole genome shotgun sequence genome:
- the picalma gene encoding phosphatidylinositol binding clathrin assembly protein a isoform X10, with product MSGQSITDRMTAAQHSVTGSAISKTVCKATTHEVMGPKKKHLDYLIQCTNEMNVNIPQLADTLFERTANTSWVVVFKSLTSTHHLMVYGNERFIQYLASRNTLFNLSNFLDKSGLQGYDMSTFIRRYSRYLNEKAVSYRQVAFDFTKVKRGSDGVMRTVNTEKLLKTIPIIQNQMDVLLDFNVNANELTNGVINAAFMLLFKDAIRLFAAYNEGIINLLEKYFDMKKVQCKEGLDIYKKFLTRMTRISEFLKVAEQVGIDRGDIPDLSQAPSSLLDALEQHLASLEGKKVKDSTAASRASTLSKAVSSLANTGRSFTKVDEREKQAALDEEQSRLRALKRLLELQKNPSAATTNSSPISPMGGTINSAPAIDLFSTPSSINSTSVIANELLDLQQAFQQPLPLSTTTTWGDSFCGPSPYNTPPLFQSDSSAEASLFGGFTASPAPLPPQNSQALNVDFDSVFGNNVNANNLDGTAISSPSQGMSTTLNGQDAHKLVSNDLDSSLANLVGNLGIGNGTAKNDFYWSQPGEKKLTGGNNWQPKTAPSTTWNPAAMAPSVMAFPATTPTGMMAYAMPPHVGSMMMTQPTMMYTQPGMMPANPFVPSPGAQMHFM from the exons ATGTCTGGTCAGAGCATTACAGACCGAATGACCGCCGCTCAGCACAGTGTCACCGGGTCCGCGATATCAAAAACTGTGTGCAAGGCGACCACCCATGAAGTAATGGGGCCAAAGAAGAAACATTTGGACT ACTTGATTCAGTGCACAAATGAGATGAATGTGAACATCCCTCAGCTGGCCGACACTCTGTTTGAGAGGACCGCCAACACCAGCTGGGTGGTTGTGTTCAAGTCCCTCACTTCCACACACCATCTGATGGTCTACGGCAATGAG AGATTCATACAGTATCTGGCCTCAAGAAACACACTTTTCAATCTCAGCAATTTCTTGGACAAAAGTGGCCTGCAAG GCTATGATATGTCGACGTTCATAAGGAGGTATAGCCGCTACCTGAATGAGAAAGCCGTGTCTTACAGACAGGTCGCTTTTGACTTCACTAAAGTAAAAAGAGG GTCTGATGGAGTGATGAGAACCGTGAACACAGAAAAACTTCTCAAAACTATCCCCATCATTCAAAATCAAATGGATGTCTTACTCGATTTTAAT GTTAATGCCAATGAACTGACAAACGGTGTGATCAACGCAGCCTTCATGCTTTTGTTCAAAGATGCAATCCGTCTGTTCGCAGCGTACAATGAGGGCATAATCAACCTACTGG agaAATACTTTGACATGAAGAAAGTCCAGTGCAAAGAAGGGCTCGACATCTATAAGAAATTCCTGACACGAATGACTAGAATCTCAGAGTTCCTCAAAGTTGCAgag CAAGTCGGAATTGATCGAGGGGACATCCCAGACCTGTCCCAG GCGCCCAGTAGCCTGCTTGATGCCCTGGAGCAGCATTTGGCCTCTTTAGAGGGAAAGAAAGTGAAGGACTCAACAGCCGCCAGCAG GGCCAGCACCCTGTCCAAGGCTGTCTCCTCTCTGGCCAACACTGGCAGATCTTTCACCAAAGTGGATGAGCGAGAAAAGCAGGCAGCCCTGGATGAAGAACAGAGTCGTCTGAGGGCACTAAAG CGTCTCTTGGAGCTTCAGAAGAATCCTTCTGCAGCAACCACAAACTCTTCCCCTATTTCCCCGATGGGCGGGACCATCAACTCGGCCCCAGCCATTGACCTCTTCTCCACCCCCAGCTCCATCAATAG CACCTCTGTGATAGCCAATGAGCTACTGGATCTGCAGCAAGCCTTCCAGCAGCCGCTGCCTctgtccaccaccaccacatggGGAG ACTCCTTCTGTGGGCCAAGCCCTTACAACACTCCTCCACTCTTCCAATCTGATTCCTCTGCTGAAGCTTCTCTATTCGGAG GGTTTACAGCTTCCCCAGCACCCCTGCCCCCACAAAACTCTCAGGCCCTTAACGTGGACTTTGACTCAGTATTTGGCAACAACGTCAATGCTAACAACCTGGATGGTACAG CGATATCTTCACCCAGTCAGGGTATGAGCACGACCCTGAACGGCCAAGATGCCCACAAACTGGTGTCCAACGACCTGGACTCATCACTTGCTAATCTGGTCGGCA ATCTGGGAATTGGCAACGGCACAGCAAAGAA TGATTTttactggagtcagcctggTGAGAAGAAGCTGACAGGTGGAAACAACTGGCAACCCAAGACTGCTCCTTCTACCACCTGGAACCCTGCCGCC
- the picalma gene encoding phosphatidylinositol binding clathrin assembly protein a isoform X9, protein MSGQSITDRMTAAQHSVTGSAISKTVCKATTHEVMGPKKKHLDYLIQCTNEMNVNIPQLADTLFERTANTSWVVVFKSLTSTHHLMVYGNERFIQYLASRNTLFNLSNFLDKSGLQGYDMSTFIRRYSRYLNEKAVSYRQVAFDFTKVKRGSDGVMRTVNTEKLLKTIPIIQNQMDVLLDFNVNANELTNGVINAAFMLLFKDAIRLFAAYNEGIINLLEKYFDMKKVQCKEGLDIYKKFLTRMTRISEFLKVAEQVGIDRGDIPDLSQAPSSLLDALEQHLASLEGKKVKDSTAASRASTLSKAVSSLANTGRSFTKVDEREKQAALDEEQSRLRALKEQRLLELQKNPSAATTNSSPISPMGGTINSAPAIDLFSTPSSINSTSVIANELLDLQQAFQQPLPLSTTTTWGDSFCGPSPYNTPPLFQSDSSAEASLFGGFTASPAPLPPQNSQALNVDFDSVFGNNVNANNLDGTAISSPSQGMSTTLNGQDAHKLVSNDLDSSLANLVGNLGIGNGTAKNDFYWSQPGEKKLTGGNNWQPKTAPSTTWNPAAMAPSVMAFPATTPTGMMAYAMPPHVGSMMMTQPTMMYTQPGMMPANPFVPSPGAQMHFM, encoded by the exons ATGTCTGGTCAGAGCATTACAGACCGAATGACCGCCGCTCAGCACAGTGTCACCGGGTCCGCGATATCAAAAACTGTGTGCAAGGCGACCACCCATGAAGTAATGGGGCCAAAGAAGAAACATTTGGACT ACTTGATTCAGTGCACAAATGAGATGAATGTGAACATCCCTCAGCTGGCCGACACTCTGTTTGAGAGGACCGCCAACACCAGCTGGGTGGTTGTGTTCAAGTCCCTCACTTCCACACACCATCTGATGGTCTACGGCAATGAG AGATTCATACAGTATCTGGCCTCAAGAAACACACTTTTCAATCTCAGCAATTTCTTGGACAAAAGTGGCCTGCAAG GCTATGATATGTCGACGTTCATAAGGAGGTATAGCCGCTACCTGAATGAGAAAGCCGTGTCTTACAGACAGGTCGCTTTTGACTTCACTAAAGTAAAAAGAGG GTCTGATGGAGTGATGAGAACCGTGAACACAGAAAAACTTCTCAAAACTATCCCCATCATTCAAAATCAAATGGATGTCTTACTCGATTTTAAT GTTAATGCCAATGAACTGACAAACGGTGTGATCAACGCAGCCTTCATGCTTTTGTTCAAAGATGCAATCCGTCTGTTCGCAGCGTACAATGAGGGCATAATCAACCTACTGG agaAATACTTTGACATGAAGAAAGTCCAGTGCAAAGAAGGGCTCGACATCTATAAGAAATTCCTGACACGAATGACTAGAATCTCAGAGTTCCTCAAAGTTGCAgag CAAGTCGGAATTGATCGAGGGGACATCCCAGACCTGTCCCAG GCGCCCAGTAGCCTGCTTGATGCCCTGGAGCAGCATTTGGCCTCTTTAGAGGGAAAGAAAGTGAAGGACTCAACAGCCGCCAGCAG GGCCAGCACCCTGTCCAAGGCTGTCTCCTCTCTGGCCAACACTGGCAGATCTTTCACCAAAGTGGATGAGCGAGAAAAGCAGGCAGCCCTGGATGAAGAACAGAGTCGTCTGAGGGCACTAAAG GAGCAGCGTCTCTTGGAGCTTCAGAAGAATCCTTCTGCAGCAACCACAAACTCTTCCCCTATTTCCCCGATGGGCGGGACCATCAACTCGGCCCCAGCCATTGACCTCTTCTCCACCCCCAGCTCCATCAATAG CACCTCTGTGATAGCCAATGAGCTACTGGATCTGCAGCAAGCCTTCCAGCAGCCGCTGCCTctgtccaccaccaccacatggGGAG ACTCCTTCTGTGGGCCAAGCCCTTACAACACTCCTCCACTCTTCCAATCTGATTCCTCTGCTGAAGCTTCTCTATTCGGAG GGTTTACAGCTTCCCCAGCACCCCTGCCCCCACAAAACTCTCAGGCCCTTAACGTGGACTTTGACTCAGTATTTGGCAACAACGTCAATGCTAACAACCTGGATGGTACAG CGATATCTTCACCCAGTCAGGGTATGAGCACGACCCTGAACGGCCAAGATGCCCACAAACTGGTGTCCAACGACCTGGACTCATCACTTGCTAATCTGGTCGGCA ATCTGGGAATTGGCAACGGCACAGCAAAGAA TGATTTttactggagtcagcctggTGAGAAGAAGCTGACAGGTGGAAACAACTGGCAACCCAAGACTGCTCCTTCTACCACCTGGAACCCTGCCGCC
- the picalma gene encoding phosphatidylinositol binding clathrin assembly protein a isoform X8, whose amino-acid sequence MSGQSITDRMTAAQHSVTGSAISKTVCKATTHEVMGPKKKHLDYLIQCTNEMNVNIPQLADTLFERTANTSWVVVFKSLTSTHHLMVYGNERFIQYLASRNTLFNLSNFLDKSGLQGYDMSTFIRRYSRYLNEKAVSYRQVAFDFTKVKRGSDGVMRTVNTEKLLKTIPIIQNQMDVLLDFNVNANELTNGVINAAFMLLFKDAIRLFAAYNEGIINLLEKYFDMKKVQCKEGLDIYKKFLTRMTRISEFLKVAEQVGIDRGDIPDLSQFTVCAPSSLLDALEQHLASLEGKKVKDSTAASRASTLSKAVSSLANTGRSFTKVDEREKQAALDEEQSRLRALKEQRLLELQKNPSAATTNSSPISPMGGTINSAPAIDLFSTPSSINSTSVIANELLDLQQAFQQPLPLSTTTTWGDSFCGPSPYNTPPLFQSDSSAEASLFGGFTASPAPLPPQNSQALNVDFDSVFGNNVNANNLDGTAISSPSQGMSTTLNGQDAHKLVSNDLDSSLANLVGNLGIGNGTAKNDFYWSQPGEKKLTGGNNWQPKTAPSTTWNPAAMAPSVMAFPATTPTGMMAYAMPPHVGSMMMTQPTMMYTQPGMMPANPFVPSPGAQMHFM is encoded by the exons ATGTCTGGTCAGAGCATTACAGACCGAATGACCGCCGCTCAGCACAGTGTCACCGGGTCCGCGATATCAAAAACTGTGTGCAAGGCGACCACCCATGAAGTAATGGGGCCAAAGAAGAAACATTTGGACT ACTTGATTCAGTGCACAAATGAGATGAATGTGAACATCCCTCAGCTGGCCGACACTCTGTTTGAGAGGACCGCCAACACCAGCTGGGTGGTTGTGTTCAAGTCCCTCACTTCCACACACCATCTGATGGTCTACGGCAATGAG AGATTCATACAGTATCTGGCCTCAAGAAACACACTTTTCAATCTCAGCAATTTCTTGGACAAAAGTGGCCTGCAAG GCTATGATATGTCGACGTTCATAAGGAGGTATAGCCGCTACCTGAATGAGAAAGCCGTGTCTTACAGACAGGTCGCTTTTGACTTCACTAAAGTAAAAAGAGG GTCTGATGGAGTGATGAGAACCGTGAACACAGAAAAACTTCTCAAAACTATCCCCATCATTCAAAATCAAATGGATGTCTTACTCGATTTTAAT GTTAATGCCAATGAACTGACAAACGGTGTGATCAACGCAGCCTTCATGCTTTTGTTCAAAGATGCAATCCGTCTGTTCGCAGCGTACAATGAGGGCATAATCAACCTACTGG agaAATACTTTGACATGAAGAAAGTCCAGTGCAAAGAAGGGCTCGACATCTATAAGAAATTCCTGACACGAATGACTAGAATCTCAGAGTTCCTCAAAGTTGCAgag CAAGTCGGAATTGATCGAGGGGACATCCCAGACCTGTCCCAG TTTACAGTTTGT GCGCCCAGTAGCCTGCTTGATGCCCTGGAGCAGCATTTGGCCTCTTTAGAGGGAAAGAAAGTGAAGGACTCAACAGCCGCCAGCAG GGCCAGCACCCTGTCCAAGGCTGTCTCCTCTCTGGCCAACACTGGCAGATCTTTCACCAAAGTGGATGAGCGAGAAAAGCAGGCAGCCCTGGATGAAGAACAGAGTCGTCTGAGGGCACTAAAG GAGCAGCGTCTCTTGGAGCTTCAGAAGAATCCTTCTGCAGCAACCACAAACTCTTCCCCTATTTCCCCGATGGGCGGGACCATCAACTCGGCCCCAGCCATTGACCTCTTCTCCACCCCCAGCTCCATCAATAG CACCTCTGTGATAGCCAATGAGCTACTGGATCTGCAGCAAGCCTTCCAGCAGCCGCTGCCTctgtccaccaccaccacatggGGAG ACTCCTTCTGTGGGCCAAGCCCTTACAACACTCCTCCACTCTTCCAATCTGATTCCTCTGCTGAAGCTTCTCTATTCGGAG GGTTTACAGCTTCCCCAGCACCCCTGCCCCCACAAAACTCTCAGGCCCTTAACGTGGACTTTGACTCAGTATTTGGCAACAACGTCAATGCTAACAACCTGGATGGTACAG CGATATCTTCACCCAGTCAGGGTATGAGCACGACCCTGAACGGCCAAGATGCCCACAAACTGGTGTCCAACGACCTGGACTCATCACTTGCTAATCTGGTCGGCA ATCTGGGAATTGGCAACGGCACAGCAAAGAA TGATTTttactggagtcagcctggTGAGAAGAAGCTGACAGGTGGAAACAACTGGCAACCCAAGACTGCTCCTTCTACCACCTGGAACCCTGCCGCC
- the picalma gene encoding phosphatidylinositol binding clathrin assembly protein a isoform X5, with protein MSGQSITDRMTAAQHSVTGSAISKTVCKATTHEVMGPKKKHLDYLIQCTNEMNVNIPQLADTLFERTANTSWVVVFKSLTSTHHLMVYGNERFIQYLASRNTLFNLSNFLDKSGLQGYDMSTFIRRYSRYLNEKAVSYRQVAFDFTKVKRGSDGVMRTVNTEKLLKTIPIIQNQMDVLLDFNVNANELTNGVINAAFMLLFKDAIRLFAAYNEGIINLLEKYFDMKKVQCKEGLDIYKKFLTRMTRISEFLKVAEQVGIDRGDIPDLSQAPSSLLDALEQHLASLEGKKVKDSTAASRASTLSKAVSSLANTGRSFTKVDEREKQAALDEEQSRLRALKEQRLLELQKNPSAATTNSSPISPMGGTINSAPAIDLFSTPSSINSTSVIANELLDLQQAFQQPLPLSTTTTWGDSFCGPSPYNTPPLFQSDSSAEASLFGGFTASPAPLPPQNSQALNVDFDSVFGNNVNANNLDGTDVLGGLLKPTAISSPSQGMSTTLNGQDAHKLVSNDLDSSLANLVGNLGIGNGTAKNDFYWSQPGEKKLTGGNNWQPKTAPSTTWNPAAMAPSVMAFPATTPTGMMAYAMPPHVGSMMMTQPTMMYTQPGMMPANPFVPSPGAQMHFM; from the exons ATGTCTGGTCAGAGCATTACAGACCGAATGACCGCCGCTCAGCACAGTGTCACCGGGTCCGCGATATCAAAAACTGTGTGCAAGGCGACCACCCATGAAGTAATGGGGCCAAAGAAGAAACATTTGGACT ACTTGATTCAGTGCACAAATGAGATGAATGTGAACATCCCTCAGCTGGCCGACACTCTGTTTGAGAGGACCGCCAACACCAGCTGGGTGGTTGTGTTCAAGTCCCTCACTTCCACACACCATCTGATGGTCTACGGCAATGAG AGATTCATACAGTATCTGGCCTCAAGAAACACACTTTTCAATCTCAGCAATTTCTTGGACAAAAGTGGCCTGCAAG GCTATGATATGTCGACGTTCATAAGGAGGTATAGCCGCTACCTGAATGAGAAAGCCGTGTCTTACAGACAGGTCGCTTTTGACTTCACTAAAGTAAAAAGAGG GTCTGATGGAGTGATGAGAACCGTGAACACAGAAAAACTTCTCAAAACTATCCCCATCATTCAAAATCAAATGGATGTCTTACTCGATTTTAAT GTTAATGCCAATGAACTGACAAACGGTGTGATCAACGCAGCCTTCATGCTTTTGTTCAAAGATGCAATCCGTCTGTTCGCAGCGTACAATGAGGGCATAATCAACCTACTGG agaAATACTTTGACATGAAGAAAGTCCAGTGCAAAGAAGGGCTCGACATCTATAAGAAATTCCTGACACGAATGACTAGAATCTCAGAGTTCCTCAAAGTTGCAgag CAAGTCGGAATTGATCGAGGGGACATCCCAGACCTGTCCCAG GCGCCCAGTAGCCTGCTTGATGCCCTGGAGCAGCATTTGGCCTCTTTAGAGGGAAAGAAAGTGAAGGACTCAACAGCCGCCAGCAG GGCCAGCACCCTGTCCAAGGCTGTCTCCTCTCTGGCCAACACTGGCAGATCTTTCACCAAAGTGGATGAGCGAGAAAAGCAGGCAGCCCTGGATGAAGAACAGAGTCGTCTGAGGGCACTAAAG GAGCAGCGTCTCTTGGAGCTTCAGAAGAATCCTTCTGCAGCAACCACAAACTCTTCCCCTATTTCCCCGATGGGCGGGACCATCAACTCGGCCCCAGCCATTGACCTCTTCTCCACCCCCAGCTCCATCAATAG CACCTCTGTGATAGCCAATGAGCTACTGGATCTGCAGCAAGCCTTCCAGCAGCCGCTGCCTctgtccaccaccaccacatggGGAG ACTCCTTCTGTGGGCCAAGCCCTTACAACACTCCTCCACTCTTCCAATCTGATTCCTCTGCTGAAGCTTCTCTATTCGGAG GGTTTACAGCTTCCCCAGCACCCCTGCCCCCACAAAACTCTCAGGCCCTTAACGTGGACTTTGACTCAGTATTTGGCAACAACGTCAATGCTAACAACCTGGATGGTACAG ATGTTTTAGGTGGTCTCCTCAAACCCACAGCGATATCTTCACCCAGTCAGGGTATGAGCACGACCCTGAACGGCCAAGATGCCCACAAACTGGTGTCCAACGACCTGGACTCATCACTTGCTAATCTGGTCGGCA ATCTGGGAATTGGCAACGGCACAGCAAAGAA TGATTTttactggagtcagcctggTGAGAAGAAGCTGACAGGTGGAAACAACTGGCAACCCAAGACTGCTCCTTCTACCACCTGGAACCCTGCCGCC
- the picalma gene encoding phosphatidylinositol binding clathrin assembly protein a isoform X7 produces the protein MSGQSITDRMTAAQHSVTGSAISKTVCKATTHEVMGPKKKHLDYLIQCTNEMNVNIPQLADTLFERTANTSWVVVFKSLTSTHHLMVYGNERFIQYLASRNTLFNLSNFLDKSGLQGYDMSTFIRRYSRYLNEKAVSYRQVAFDFTKVKRGSDGVMRTVNTEKLLKTIPIIQNQMDVLLDFNVNANELTNGVINAAFMLLFKDAIRLFAAYNEGIINLLEKYFDMKKVQCKEGLDIYKKFLTRMTRISEFLKVAEQVGIDRGDIPDLSQAPSSLLDALEQHLASLEGKKVKDSTAASRASTLSKAVSSLANTGRSFTKVDEREKQAALDEEQSRLRALKEQRLLELQKNPSAATTNSSPISPMGGTINSAPAIDLFSTPSSINSTSVIANELLDLQQAFQQPLPLSTTTTWGDSFCGPSPYNTPPLFQSDSSAEASLFGGFTASPAPLPPQNSQALNVDFDSVFGNNVNANNLDGTGGLLKPTAISSPSQGMSTTLNGQDAHKLVSNDLDSSLANLVGNLGIGNGTAKNDFYWSQPGEKKLTGGNNWQPKTAPSTTWNPAAMAPSVMAFPATTPTGMMAYAMPPHVGSMMMTQPTMMYTQPGMMPANPFVPSPGAQMHFM, from the exons ATGTCTGGTCAGAGCATTACAGACCGAATGACCGCCGCTCAGCACAGTGTCACCGGGTCCGCGATATCAAAAACTGTGTGCAAGGCGACCACCCATGAAGTAATGGGGCCAAAGAAGAAACATTTGGACT ACTTGATTCAGTGCACAAATGAGATGAATGTGAACATCCCTCAGCTGGCCGACACTCTGTTTGAGAGGACCGCCAACACCAGCTGGGTGGTTGTGTTCAAGTCCCTCACTTCCACACACCATCTGATGGTCTACGGCAATGAG AGATTCATACAGTATCTGGCCTCAAGAAACACACTTTTCAATCTCAGCAATTTCTTGGACAAAAGTGGCCTGCAAG GCTATGATATGTCGACGTTCATAAGGAGGTATAGCCGCTACCTGAATGAGAAAGCCGTGTCTTACAGACAGGTCGCTTTTGACTTCACTAAAGTAAAAAGAGG GTCTGATGGAGTGATGAGAACCGTGAACACAGAAAAACTTCTCAAAACTATCCCCATCATTCAAAATCAAATGGATGTCTTACTCGATTTTAAT GTTAATGCCAATGAACTGACAAACGGTGTGATCAACGCAGCCTTCATGCTTTTGTTCAAAGATGCAATCCGTCTGTTCGCAGCGTACAATGAGGGCATAATCAACCTACTGG agaAATACTTTGACATGAAGAAAGTCCAGTGCAAAGAAGGGCTCGACATCTATAAGAAATTCCTGACACGAATGACTAGAATCTCAGAGTTCCTCAAAGTTGCAgag CAAGTCGGAATTGATCGAGGGGACATCCCAGACCTGTCCCAG GCGCCCAGTAGCCTGCTTGATGCCCTGGAGCAGCATTTGGCCTCTTTAGAGGGAAAGAAAGTGAAGGACTCAACAGCCGCCAGCAG GGCCAGCACCCTGTCCAAGGCTGTCTCCTCTCTGGCCAACACTGGCAGATCTTTCACCAAAGTGGATGAGCGAGAAAAGCAGGCAGCCCTGGATGAAGAACAGAGTCGTCTGAGGGCACTAAAG GAGCAGCGTCTCTTGGAGCTTCAGAAGAATCCTTCTGCAGCAACCACAAACTCTTCCCCTATTTCCCCGATGGGCGGGACCATCAACTCGGCCCCAGCCATTGACCTCTTCTCCACCCCCAGCTCCATCAATAG CACCTCTGTGATAGCCAATGAGCTACTGGATCTGCAGCAAGCCTTCCAGCAGCCGCTGCCTctgtccaccaccaccacatggGGAG ACTCCTTCTGTGGGCCAAGCCCTTACAACACTCCTCCACTCTTCCAATCTGATTCCTCTGCTGAAGCTTCTCTATTCGGAG GGTTTACAGCTTCCCCAGCACCCCTGCCCCCACAAAACTCTCAGGCCCTTAACGTGGACTTTGACTCAGTATTTGGCAACAACGTCAATGCTAACAACCTGGATGGTACAG GTGGTCTCCTCAAACCCACAGCGATATCTTCACCCAGTCAGGGTATGAGCACGACCCTGAACGGCCAAGATGCCCACAAACTGGTGTCCAACGACCTGGACTCATCACTTGCTAATCTGGTCGGCA ATCTGGGAATTGGCAACGGCACAGCAAAGAA TGATTTttactggagtcagcctggTGAGAAGAAGCTGACAGGTGGAAACAACTGGCAACCCAAGACTGCTCCTTCTACCACCTGGAACCCTGCCGCC
- the picalma gene encoding phosphatidylinositol binding clathrin assembly protein a isoform X12: protein MSGQSITDRMTAAQHSVTGSAISKTVCKATTHEVMGPKKKHLDYLIQCTNEMNVNIPQLADTLFERTANTSWVVVFKSLTSTHHLMVYGNERFIQYLASRNTLFNLSNFLDKSGLQGYDMSTFIRRYSRYLNEKAVSYRQVAFDFTKVKRGSDGVMRTVNTEKLLKTIPIIQNQMDVLLDFNVNANELTNGVINAAFMLLFKDAIRLFAAYNEGIINLLEKYFDMKKVQCKEGLDIYKKFLTRMTRISEFLKVAEQVGIDRGDIPDLSQFTVCAPSSLLDALEQHLASLEGKKVKDSTAASRASTLSKAVSSLANTGRSFTKVDEREKQAALDEEQSRLRALKEQRLLELQKNPSAATTNSSPISPMGGTINSAPAIDLFSTPSSINSTSVIANELLDLQQAFQQPLPLSTTTTWGGFTASPAPLPPQNSQALNVDFDSVFGNNVNANNLDGTGGLLKPTAISSPSQGMSTTLNGQDAHKLVSNDLDSSLANLVGNLGIGNGTAKNDFYWSQPGEKKLTGGNNWQPKTAPSTTWNPAAMAPSVMAFPATTPTGMMAYAMPPHVGSMMMTQPTMMYTQPGMMPANPFVPSPGAQMHFM from the exons ATGTCTGGTCAGAGCATTACAGACCGAATGACCGCCGCTCAGCACAGTGTCACCGGGTCCGCGATATCAAAAACTGTGTGCAAGGCGACCACCCATGAAGTAATGGGGCCAAAGAAGAAACATTTGGACT ACTTGATTCAGTGCACAAATGAGATGAATGTGAACATCCCTCAGCTGGCCGACACTCTGTTTGAGAGGACCGCCAACACCAGCTGGGTGGTTGTGTTCAAGTCCCTCACTTCCACACACCATCTGATGGTCTACGGCAATGAG AGATTCATACAGTATCTGGCCTCAAGAAACACACTTTTCAATCTCAGCAATTTCTTGGACAAAAGTGGCCTGCAAG GCTATGATATGTCGACGTTCATAAGGAGGTATAGCCGCTACCTGAATGAGAAAGCCGTGTCTTACAGACAGGTCGCTTTTGACTTCACTAAAGTAAAAAGAGG GTCTGATGGAGTGATGAGAACCGTGAACACAGAAAAACTTCTCAAAACTATCCCCATCATTCAAAATCAAATGGATGTCTTACTCGATTTTAAT GTTAATGCCAATGAACTGACAAACGGTGTGATCAACGCAGCCTTCATGCTTTTGTTCAAAGATGCAATCCGTCTGTTCGCAGCGTACAATGAGGGCATAATCAACCTACTGG agaAATACTTTGACATGAAGAAAGTCCAGTGCAAAGAAGGGCTCGACATCTATAAGAAATTCCTGACACGAATGACTAGAATCTCAGAGTTCCTCAAAGTTGCAgag CAAGTCGGAATTGATCGAGGGGACATCCCAGACCTGTCCCAG TTTACAGTTTGT GCGCCCAGTAGCCTGCTTGATGCCCTGGAGCAGCATTTGGCCTCTTTAGAGGGAAAGAAAGTGAAGGACTCAACAGCCGCCAGCAG GGCCAGCACCCTGTCCAAGGCTGTCTCCTCTCTGGCCAACACTGGCAGATCTTTCACCAAAGTGGATGAGCGAGAAAAGCAGGCAGCCCTGGATGAAGAACAGAGTCGTCTGAGGGCACTAAAG GAGCAGCGTCTCTTGGAGCTTCAGAAGAATCCTTCTGCAGCAACCACAAACTCTTCCCCTATTTCCCCGATGGGCGGGACCATCAACTCGGCCCCAGCCATTGACCTCTTCTCCACCCCCAGCTCCATCAATAG CACCTCTGTGATAGCCAATGAGCTACTGGATCTGCAGCAAGCCTTCCAGCAGCCGCTGCCTctgtccaccaccaccacatggGGAG GGTTTACAGCTTCCCCAGCACCCCTGCCCCCACAAAACTCTCAGGCCCTTAACGTGGACTTTGACTCAGTATTTGGCAACAACGTCAATGCTAACAACCTGGATGGTACAG GTGGTCTCCTCAAACCCACAGCGATATCTTCACCCAGTCAGGGTATGAGCACGACCCTGAACGGCCAAGATGCCCACAAACTGGTGTCCAACGACCTGGACTCATCACTTGCTAATCTGGTCGGCA ATCTGGGAATTGGCAACGGCACAGCAAAGAA TGATTTttactggagtcagcctggTGAGAAGAAGCTGACAGGTGGAAACAACTGGCAACCCAAGACTGCTCCTTCTACCACCTGGAACCCTGCCGCC